In Aethina tumida isolate Nest 87 chromosome 2, icAetTumi1.1, whole genome shotgun sequence, the DNA window AGCATAAAACTTGGAACTGTGTTTTGgtctttaaattactttattactaAAACACTGGTTTTAAAAAGGGGGAAACTGTGTACGTAGAAAAACGTGATTTGCAACCGAAACGCCACAAGCGTGATCGCCTGCGAATTTCTTTTCCTTTCTTTCGGATTTTTAATTCCGTAGTTGTACGCTTTTTAATCAATGTCTATCACGGATCATTAATCCCACGGGTCCCAAAGCAGTCGATAAACTCTTTTTGTTTGCTTAAAACACTCGAGTTTTTATTAATCGCTGTTTATACGAAGTAGTAACACGAAGACGAATTAAAACAGCTTTACGTTTCGAAGTCAAAGGTCAAACAGTTAATTCGCTTCGCTTCTCAATCATTTGTCGTTCGCCTTAATCACACGATCTCAACTTAGGGCTGCGCGTGCACAAAAGCAAATAAATCGGCAAAGAAGCACTGAgccgaaaaaaaaacaaaaaccacGATTCATAAATATTCCACGGCAACGATCTCTGGGCAAAAAGAGAGATTAATAGAGCTTGTTCTTTTCGGTCGCTTGacaaatgatttttctttatttggggTGCGTGCGAGATAATTGTGGAGCAGCACGAAAGTGGTAAAAAGATACCACCGATGATACATTCATTTGCAATTTACCCCGATTTGATTGTGCATTTAGGACTGTTGCGGTTGTACGTTTAATTTGGATTAATGTGCTTCAAATCCAAACCTGTTATATGGCCctgattaatttatgtaatatccTGATAACGGCAAACCTCAGATTGAATCAACGTACCTTTCCAAAAGGGCACCTGTAGCATTCCACTTAATGTTGTCCTAATAAATCAGATGCAATTcggaaaaaatcaaaagagcAACGGCAGCAGTGTGCCAATAAAAGTTGCCGAGTGTCGGATCTTCTGGGACCGCGGGGCCCGAACGGAGAGATCTTTATCGACGTGCCCGTAAAATCTTAAACAGCACAACAAGCGTTGGTAAATTTTACGAAGGTGTAACACGTACGAGGACTTAAGGACGTCCCGAGGGAGGGCGACCCCGGGTCGAAACTGTGGGCCCGGAGCGCCTTTTATTAAATGCTGATCCACTTCGCACATACACGACGCCCATAGAAGTTCCTGCAAACTTGCAAAGGATTTTCCattgcaaattaatttattagtcgtTTCTTTCCCCCGCAGTTCTTTTGCAAGTTTGTTTTTTACGTTTAACATGCGGGAGTTTCGtacctaaaaaaaatatatattttgcgTTTGTAAGAGTTTTCggtgtttgtttaaattaaatgttagttTCAAGTCGTTTAAAATGTAGCAGTTAAACCAATAATCTTGTTTTAGGTGGAACTGGAAGGATTGACTGGAGAAATCCGTTTCAGCGAGGAAGGAAGACGCCAAAATTACACCCTGCATGTCGTTGAAATGACAGTAAATAGTGCAATGGTAAAAGTAGCTGAATGGAGTGACGAGACTGGATTTACTCCAGTTGCTGCCAAATACACCAGATTGAAACCGACTGCACAAATTGAAAGAAACAGAACGTACATAGTTACAACCATTGTGGTTAGTTTCCGTCTcagttaaatgaaattttaaggaagtaATTGTAAATTGGTTTTCAGGAAGCTCCGTACATAATGTTACGAAACGAACCAGGAGAAACGTTGACAGGAAACGATCGATATGAGGGTTACTGCAAAGATTTAGCTAATTTAATAACCAAAAGATTGGGGATAAACTGTAAGTAATGGTTATTTGCCTgcttttataaacattgtttcatttaatgaaggtaataatgaattttttatgacgTTTAAAATGAACTtctgagaaaattaaaatcaagttttgtaaactatttattaagtttgttccaatattattaaatcattaaattacaataaaactttaatcttTAATTAGATAATCCTGAAGGTCACTGAATTGATTATTTGgtactgaaattatttaaagggaAATTCTATAtactttactttaaatattttttgttacagaCGAAATAAGAGTAGTAAAAGACGGCCATTATGGTTCAGAGAACCATGACGTTAAGGGGGGTTGGGACGGAATGGTTGGAGAATTAGTTAGAaatgtaagtaaaaaaataaatcaatttcttcATTGCCACTAAACTTGACCTAAAGCGTttgtaattaatcattttttaatctaaaaatataacgtAAGAAAGGTtaacacattaataaaaaatatgtatctaaTTTCTAAACGCtggttcataaataatatcaagtaatttaaataaacatttgctaatttacaataaaaataattttacaacataACAAAAACACACTGATGCAAACGACATAGAACTCGAACACCGTTATCTTATCTCCCCGAGTTGTCGTATCCATCGGAATAGAATTTCCACCCCGAACAATCCATTGATCCCGCTTTTATCTCGATTTCAGGAGGCGGACATGGCGATCGCACCGATGACGATAACGTCGGAACGTGAACGCGTCATCGACTTCAGCAAACCGTTCATGTCCCTGGGCATCTCCATCATGATCAAGAAGCCAATGAAACAGAAACCTAGCGTTTTCAGCTTTCTGAATCCGCTCTCCAAAGAGATATGGGTCTGCGTCATATTCAGCTTCATCGGGGTCAGTATCGAAAGATCGTATTTTCTGATTTGAATGCGAGTTGTGCAACGTGCCGATAAGTGGGTCACCGTGTGGATATGtaagtgaataaatttatttctaggtGAGCATTGTGCTCTTCACGGTATCAAGATTCTCCCCGTACGAGTGGCGTTTACTTCATCTAACCGGCGAGCATCGGGATCCGGCGAATCAGCACACGAATCACGGCGGAACAATGGCCAACGATTTTACAATGCTCAACTCCCTTTGGTTCTCGCTCGGCGCTTTCATGCAGCAGGGTTGTGACATCTCGCCCAGGTCTATTTCCGGCAGGATTGTGGGAGCCGTTTGGTGGTTCTTCACGCTGATCCTGATCTCGAGTTACACTGCTAACTTGGCGGCTTTCCTAACGGTTGAGAGGATGGTGGCTCCGATTAACTCTCCGGAGGATCTGGCGTCGCAAACTGAGGTGGAATACGGTACTTTGGTCAATGGTGCTACCTGGGACTTCTTTAAGGTACCAACATCAATACCGCAATCTAGTTCTTGtggtaaaaaatcaatttctggTTTGCAGAGATCACAGATAACTTTGTATTCGAAGATGTGGGAGTACATGAATTCGAGGAAGCACGTATTTGTGAAATCCTACGATGAGGGTATTAAAAGGGTGAGGCAATCCAAAGGAAAGTATGCGTTGCTTATTGAGTCCCCAAAGAATGATTACATCAATGAGAGGGAGCCTTGCGACACCATGAAGGTTGGCAGGAATTTAGATGCCAAAGGATTTGGAGTTGCCACTCCCCTTGGATCACCTCTAAGGTatttataaacacaaaaaacttaatttaataagttaggTGAATAGCTcacctaaataaaaaatataaacaaaggaAAAACTTTctcaattaacaaattttcttgATAGATCTTATAAAGTTACTAAATACTTAATAGGTTTATTTGATAGATtctttaatacttaattattttcgtattaatgaaaaatcaattttggtAACTTGATAGAGTATTTTGTTACAGGGACGCAGTTAATTTGGCAGTACTGGGACTGAAAGAAGATGGAGAACTTGCGAAGCTTATGAATAAATGGTGGTACGACAGAACTGAATGTATACATGACAAAcaagtaagttttttattatttttagactccttaataaacctttataaaacaaattacataatttatgtaacattccaaggttttaaaaaattatctcaagaattttttacataaaaaattgttctaaaaattgaagaatactTAAGTAGTTtaacgttaaaaataatttcaagacTATTTGGTTTGCATGAAGTTTTCAGACTGAAACTCCCcccaaaaagttttaattttaatcgttcgtttttcaacaaactaaaGTTTTACAACTACTCTGCATTATATCGGCGGAGTTATAAAACAGTAATGAGGaacattagaaataattttaattcgaatTTCTGATATAAAATTGCATGCGaaatatacttaaaagtttaatttaaatttgacgaGTAAGTGTCTGCTAAAACTATAAGTCTACTTAACATCCAGTTAAAAGTTGGACGTTCAAAGAAAATAAGCTTAAATAGTAGACTGtagataattacaatttagtttttactttaaatcgTATTAAAGGAAAAGTcgttgttgatttatttttatgatggcACAAAGAAAATTGACTAGGCAAGAGAGGGAATgtgattattgaataattacgttaaactaaaattaatgcaGTGTTTGATAAATCCGTGTCACCCCCGCACATTCCCCCTTAGTCCAAgttgaaactaattaaatcacGCAGATTTTAAATTCTGTTTACCGGCGAATATTCTTAGGCGTCGGTTTATGCATAAAtccattttaatgaaatctcTCGTCGACTACTTGACGCTATctcatttaatatcaatttactgCCTACATGTTCTTATTGATTTTAGTTCGCCAAGACATGAGTAACACTTTTCGAACTTCCAACTATTGCAGAATGTTTCCCTCGCGACGTACACACAGGCGAACTCTCAAGATAGGAAACGATCACTTGGAAAAATCACACAACTTTGCTCACACGTAACACTGCAACCAACTTTAGAcattacaaacatattttaaacacgACCGTGCCTGCTAACGTCTGTTATTTTTAACCATTTGTCACGGTGACTATATTTGGGTCAAAGCAGTTGAACACCTGCAAAAAACGCACAGATtggtcattaatttttatcaatgattttatttgtttcaggaCACGTCTAGGAACGAGCTGTCGCTGAGTAATGTTGCAgggatattttacattttgatcGGTGGACTTTTGATAGCCCTGGCGGTTGCCCTGATAGAGTTTTGTTACAAGTCGCACACCGAGGCGACTAGGGCCAAAATTCCCCTGAGTGACGCCATGAAGGCCAAAGCAAGACTGACCATAGGTGTTGGCAGAGACTACGACAATGGAAGGgtgagtttttaataatatttggtgGAACTGTCAGTTTTGTTCGGTGAAAATGCAAGTTGTGAACGATTTTTCAGCAAAATAACACGAATAGATGTCCACGCCACGTTACAATCAACACACGTGCTAATCAGAGATATTCACCACACCATTATCAACAGTTTACCATATAAAATACTGGTAAATTTAATGTCAGCACCAGTAGAAATTATACATACACTATTGATAAAATGCACATCCTAAATGACAAACAAACCTCACTTGTACATAatccataaaaaaaaataaaaagtgttttaccATACCATGCACGTTGCTATATATCCAAATTGTggcattacaaaaaatataattgaacaaatgttacaaatagtagtttataatttacgctattattatatctaagcttttttcttttaaactaaaaaaaataataaatctgccTAATTCGAAGttgaatatgaatattgtACGTAATAAGAGGCAACAATTATCGATACATGATAATGTCAACCGTTTGTAGggatagaaaatattaaagactttttttttttaaaaatatgttaaaaaatatgatacaaaaaaataactaaactaattaaaaatataattataatatcacaTAATcggaaaaataattgaaaattaatcatcatctttaaaataaaaaaacaaagtttaataccaaataaataaaatagtcaataatataattataaaataattcgcttggaaaattgaaaaactgaTATTAACGACGACGtcatcataaaaatatcacgTTCAATCGttcagattaaattattacatctgagcttttcttttttaaaataaaatatcattaacataaaatatacatgtatatgcattatatattctttaaaataaaatatatcaaagtttagaaaaattaaataaataaaggatataatatataaaatatttttttaaaaatgctttAAATGCAATCACAAAacataatagaaattataatcaCAATACTGCTAATGCTAATTAGTTAGTGATGATAACGTCAGGCGGGCTATTTGAGaagttaatatttgaaaaattgatgatGTGAAGATAATGTTAACCGCGACATTGTCACatgcataataaaaatgtcatgCGTAATCatccatattaaattaatgtttctaagctgtttttaaataaaataaaataccaatAACATAATCGTCAGGGTTTGTAGTGATTGTAggtatacattaaatattctttaaaataaaatgtatcaaagtttaaaaacataatccaaaataaaactaaataattatatataatatataaaatattttattattaattctttaaacacaatcataaaacataatagaaattataatcGCAATACTGCTAATACTAATTAGTTAGTGACGATATCAATGTTAACGACGACATCGTCATAAAAATTGCCACATTGAGTTGTCAAGATTAAATTGATGTATCTGAGTTTTCTTGAATGTTAATAACAACTTCACcatgaaacataaaataaaatatcagtaacataaaatatacatatacataaatatacataaaatatccaTTTAACGACATCTTCAGGTTTTGTAGTGATTGtaggtataaattaaatattctttaaaataaaatatgcatcaaatttcaaaattgtgatacaaaaaagtaaataattaaagaacataatatataaaataattttaaaaaattctttaaacacAATTGCGCAGTAATAGAAATTATCACAATACTGCTATGGCTAATTACTATGTGACGATATTTTCAGGCGGTCTGCTTGAGaagttaatatttgaaaattgatgtTAAAGATGATGTTAAAGCCGACATCGTTATAAAAATCGTCACATTGAGTTGTCAAGATTAAATTGATGTATCTGAGttttcttgaatgtttatgtcaaaaacctttttaaaatatcactgttatatacatttatgataataaaataatttgcttcagaaatttgaaaaattcatgATATTAACGATGGTAAAAAAGTTGTCTAGTGttcaagattaaatttttatttacgttaagtattctttaaaataaaaaataccgaaatataaaaacaacatgaataattaaaaaaattattacaataaaattacatagcCTAAAGTTGAACGACTTACAGAAAACGAAATATTATAGAATGACatttctcattaaaattttgtctcctttaaataaaatatattcataaaattctttataaaaattgtaattttaactcggaaatttaattaataaatttaatataaaaataatataatgtgagtaaattacatttaaaaataaaacgttgaACACGTACTTTTGttaagtgaaataaaatgtccACAAAGAACACACCTCCACTTACATCgggacatttaattaaaaacctcGTTTgcgagaattttaaataagtattgaaATGCAAATATACTATTTACTCGCCTTTGTTCGTCttttacagttaaaattagaatttttcacATTATTCAAAACGTACGGCCTAGCATTGAATACATgactaaattacaataaaatttataaaggggcGCACGGGTCGTAATAATCATTGCGGTACGTCGGTCCGTGCACATGTAATTAATGAAAGTAAATTGCCCGTAAATAGCAAAATCAAACCGCACGTTATCTTGAATCAGTGCACACCGATTGAAATAGTATTTTCCCAATTATGAATGCCGTTTTGATATATGGACACGGGGATCATCATTCTACCAGTACAAGCCCATATACAAGGCAATTAATTAGGGGGTCGTCGGTAGACGAGATAACTTCCTATAATGCAGTTGATTTATTTGTGTCGTTGGGCCTGCAACTGGCCGATTAGTTATTTCGAACATGTTAATGTGCCGACTGACgttactatttaatttggaaTTCTGAACCGGCGATTTATGGCGGACGTATCGGTTCATCGAGGGCGCACAAGAATATGAGTGAAAACCTACCATTCCTAATGGTTTCCGGTTGATACGaagctttttttatttaataaaaggatGCGGACGTCCTTTGGAACTGGAGCTGCAATTACACAATGAACGTTTCACTCCCGGAGGCTTTCTCGACAAATTTACAAACTCGCATCAATTTACGTGTCTCTCACACGTTATTTCACTTCTTTAATTAAAgagcaatttttatatttttttgccgGAGTTCTGTGCGCTGTAATTTTAGGAATGCGGAA includes these proteins:
- the LOC109599387 gene encoding glutamate receptor 1-like, with amino-acid sequence MDALARKLLVFSTITVLVHATGEKIPLGAIFEQGTDEVQTAFKFAMLNHNQNVTSRRFELQAYVDVINTADAFKLSRLICNQFSRGVYSMLGAVSPDSFDTLHSYSNTFQMPFVTPWFPEKVLAPSSGFMDYAVSMRPEYHQAIIDTVRYYGWGRIIYLYDSNDGLLRLQQIYQGLIPGNESFQVSTVRRIGNVTEALQFLRGLEEQARWDHKYVVLDCSADMAKEIVVSHVRDVTLGKRTYHYLLSGLVMDDRWESEVIEYGAINITGFRIVDESKKHVKDFLENWKRLDNPNNAQNGAVRENISAQAALMYDAVFVLVEAFNKLLRKKPDVFRNNMRRGQIYNNGSKGLDCNASGGWVTPWEHGDKISRLLRKVELEGLTGEIRFSEEGRRQNYTLHVVEMTVNSAMVKVAEWSDETGFTPVAAKYTRLKPTAQIERNRTYIVTTIVEAPYIMLRNEPGETLTGNDRYEGYCKDLANLITKRLGINYEIRVVKDGHYGSENHDVKGGWDGMVGELVRNEADMAIAPMTITSERERVIDFSKPFMSLGISIMIKKPMKQKPSVFSFLNPLSKEIWVCVIFSFIGVSIVLFTVSRFSPYEWRLLHLTGEHRDPANQHTNHGGTMANDFTMLNSLWFSLGAFMQQGCDISPRSISGRIVGAVWWFFTLILISSYTANLAAFLTVERMVAPINSPEDLASQTEVEYGTLVNGATWDFFKRSQITLYSKMWEYMNSRKHVFVKSYDEGIKRVRQSKGKYALLIESPKNDYINEREPCDTMKVGRNLDAKGFGVATPLGSPLRDAVNLAVLGLKEDGELAKLMNKWWYDRTECIHDKQDTSRNELSLSNVAGIFYILIGGLLIALAVALIEFCYKSHTEATRAKIPLSDAMKAKARLTIGVGRDYDNGRYYTPANQIAGGNDQEQAHSNTHTQV